The nucleotide sequence AAAGGATGCTCAAGTCACGTGATGTACTTCTCGACTTGTTTCTTTTACTCCCCAAATCTTTCCATTTGGCTTCTCTTTCATATTCTTTTTGAAGAACCTCCTAAGTCCTAAATAAAATTCCAAAAGTCCAAACTATACCTTATACTTTTTGTTAAAATTTGTGTTTAGGAGATGGAGaatgaattctctcctttttttttttattatttggtaaagtataattttttattttatattttttaaacaaaattaaaaaaatataaaaaaatatgtaaaaaaaaacaTTGAATGAAACAAAAGATCACNNNNNNNNNNNNNNNNNNNNNNNNNNNNNNNNNNNNNNNNNNNNNNNNNNNNNNNNNNNNNNNNNNNNNNNNNNNNNNNNNNNNNNNNNNNNNNNNNNNNNNNNNNNNNNNNNNNNNNNNNNNNNNNNNNNNNNNNNNNNNNNNNNNNNNNNNNNNNNNNNNNNNNNNNNNNNNNNNNNNNNNNNNNNNNNNNNNNNNNNNNNNNNNNNNNNNNNNNNNNNNNNNNNNNNNNNNNNNNNNNNNNNNNNNNNNNNNNNNNNNNNNNNNNNNNNNNNNNNNNNNNNNNNNNNNNNNNNNNNNNNNNNNNNNNNNNNNNNNNNNNNNNNNNNNNNNNNNNNNNNNNNNNNNNNNNNNNNNNNNNNNNNNNNNNNNNNNNNNNNNNNNNNNNNNNNNNNNNNNNNNNNNNNNNNNNNNNNNNNNNNNNNNNNNNNNNNNNNNNNNNNNNNNNNNNNNNNNNNNNNNNNNNNNNNNNNNNNNNNNNNNNNNNNNNNNNNNNNNNNNNNNNNNNNNNNNNNNNNNNNNNNNNNNNNNNNNNNNNNNNNNNNNNNNNNNNNNNNNNNNNNNNNNNNNNNNNNNNNNNNNNNNNNNNNNNNNNNNNNNNNNNNNNNNNNNNNNNNNNNNNNNNNNNNNNNNNNNNNNNNNNNNNNNNNNNNNNNNNNNNNNNNNNNNNNNNNNNNNNNNNNNNNNNNNNNNNNNNNNNNNNNNNNNNNNNNNNNNNNNNNNNNNNNNNNNNNNNNNNNNNNNNNNNNNNNNNNNNNNNNNNNNNNNNNNNNNNNNNNNNNNNNNNNNNNNNNNNNNNNNNNNNNNNNNNNNNNNNNNNNNNNNNNNNNNNNNNNNNNNNNNNNNNNNNNNNNNNNNNNNNNNNNNNNNNNNNNNNNNNNNNNNNNNNNNNNNNNNNNNNNNNNNNNNNNNNNNNNNNNNNNNNNNNNNNNNNNNNNNNNNNNNNNNNNNNNNNNNNNNNNNNNNNNNNNNNNNNNNNNNNNNNNNNNNNNNNNNNNNNNNNNNNNNNNNNNNNNNNNNNNNNNNNNNNNNNNNNNNNNNNNNNNNNNNNNNNNNNNNNNNNNNNNNNNNNNNNNNNNNNNNNNNNNNNNNNNNNNNNNNNNNNNNNNNNNNNNNNNNNNNNNNNNNNNNNNNNNNNNNNNNNNNNNNNNNNNNNNNNNNNNNNNNNNNNNNNNNNNNNNNNNNNNNNNNNNNNNNNNNNNNNNNNNNNNNNNNNNNNNNNNNNNNNNNNNNNNNNNNNNNNNNNNNNNNNNNNNNNNNNNNNNNNNNNNNNNNNNNNNNNNNNNNNNNNNNNNNNNNNNNNNNNNNNNNNNNNNNNNNNNNNNNNNNNNNNNNNNNNNNNNNNNNNNNNNNNNNNNNNNNNNNNNNNNNNNNNNNNNNNNNNNNNNNNNNNNNNNNNNNNNNNNNNNNNNNNNNNNNNNNNNNNNNNNNNNNNNNNNNNNNNNNNNNNNNNNNNNNNNNNNNNNNNNNNNNNNNNNNNNNNNNNNNNNNNNNNNNNNNNNNNNNNNNNNNNNNNNNNNNNNNNNNNNNNNNNNNNNNNNNNNNNNNNNNNNNNNNNNNNNNNNNNNNNNNNNNNNNNNNNNNNNNNNNNNNNNNNNNNNNNNNNNNNNNNNNNNNNNNNNNNNNNNNNNNNNNNNNNNNNNNNNNNNNNNNNNNNNNNNNNNNNNNNNNNNNNNNNNNNNNNNNNNNNNNNNNNNNNNNNNNNNNNNNNNNNNNNNNNNNNNNNNNNNNNNNNNNNNNNNNNNNNNNNNNNNNNNNNNNNNNNNNNNNNNNNNNNNNNNNNNNNNNNNNNNNNNNNNNNNNNNNNNNNNNNNNNNNNNNNNNNNNNNNNNNNNNNNNNNNNNNNNNNNNNNNNNNNNNNNNNNNNNNNNNNNNNNNNNNNNNNNNNNNNNNNNNNNNNNNNNNNNNNNNNNNNNNNNNNNNNNNNNNNNNNNNNNNNNNNNNNNNNNNNNNNNNNNNNNNNNNNNNNNNNNNNNNNNNNNNNNNNNNNNNNNNNNNNNNNNNNNNNNNNNNNNNNNNNNNNNNNNNNNNNNNNNNNNNNNNNNNNNNNNNNNNNNNNNNNNNNNNNNNNNNNNNNNNNNNNNNNNNNNNNNNNNNNNNNNNNNNNNNNNNNNNNNNNNNNNNNNNNNNNNNNNNNNNNNNNNNNNNNNNNNNNNNNNNNNNNNNNNNNNNNNNNNNNNNNNNNNNNNNNNNNNNNNNNNNNNNNNNNNNNNNNNNNNNNNNNNNNNNNNNNNNNNNNNNNNNNNNNNNNNNNNNNNNNNNNNNNNNNNNNNNNNNNNNNNNNNNNNNNNNNNNNNNNNNNNNNNNNNNNNNNNNNNNNNNNNNNNNNNNNNNNNNNNNNNNNNNNNNNNNNNNNNNNNNNNNNNNNNNNNNNNNNNNNNNNNNNNNNNNNNNNNNNNNNNNNNNNNNNNNNNNNNNNNNNTCACACCATATTAAATAATTAAGGAAAATTTTTTGAGATGAACCACTCTCTTTAAGAATTGATTGAAGGAACTGAGATGACTTTGTGTCTACTTCAAATAATGACAGGGTAATTATAAAAGATTTCGatatataaattaacaaaaattttagatAAAATTTATGGAAATTAGAATTGAAAAATGCATAAATCTAATGAAGTATTTATAGAGATAAATAATGATTAAATCATCACTTCtgaatttttctatttatagtagtaaaaaattttttcttaaataatagcAAAatagaaaagtataggtaaataataaaaatactaaataatgtgaacaatagatatatcgaatgttcattttattaggtGTACAGATAGttattataatattaaaatctaGGTAGGTAATTTGAAAGTATagtgtgtttttatttaattagtgaTTGTTCATGTTGTTAAAAAAAATCATTGGTTATCTAGCATAACTCTTTAAAAATTATTCTATGTAAAGATAATTTGTTGATATGTAAATATAACATCTAAAATATTGAGGTGACAAGACGATGTAAATTCAGGTGAaattgacttcacgtgaagtttatatctgagagccgttagataatttgactgatttgactaaattttcattcaACGACTCTtaggtatcaacttcacatgaagtcgacttcacctgagtttccacTTGACAAGATACTTATTGCACAAGTCGAGTCGGGTACGGATCGTATTGTCCGTGTCCCAAGTAGGTCGAGTATGTCAACTCACTTGACTTTTTGGATAAATCTTAATAGTTTATGGTGAATACTATGGTACCTATCACATTGTACCTAAGTTactaaaaaaagtaaataaataatatttaataaattttaatatttttttttattttaaatatttttttttttaaaaaataagttagACAATTTAAACATCATAACAAAAACATCATAAAATTCAccataatttataatatttaatataataattttttttcccaattaaataattaataggcTATCAAACTCACATAGCACCGCCCCGTATGCcgcatatttataatttataacaaATCATTTCTTGACAATGGCATAAACCGTAATAATCTCCAATTCAAGCCCTATTTAGTATTTACTATTCACTCCTTATTACTATTTCTTTGTCTCTCTGTCCTTACTTCTCAGTCTAAAGTGTTCACTTTCCAGTTTCCACCCGAGTCTGCAGATCTCATTCTCCGTCTTAACTTCGGAGTTCGGAACCTTTCAGAAATGCAGCCGCTCCGGCTTGCGAATCTAGCGGCCCTTGTGGTCACGCTACTCCTCTTAGCCGCCGCCACAACCCATGCACACAACATAACCCGCATTCTGGAGAAGCACCCCGACTTCTCCACCTTCAACAAGTACCTAACACTAACTCACCTTGCGCCGGAGATCAACCGGCGAACCACCATAACAGTGTGCGCCATTGATAACGGTGCCATGAACGAGCTGCTGTCGAAGCACCCTTCCATCTACACTCTGAAGAACATCCTGTCCCTCCACGTCCTCCTCGACTACTTTGGCGCCAAGAAGCTCCACCAAATCACCAACGGCACCGCCCTTGCCGCCACTATGTTTCAGGCCACAGGAACCGCCCCCGGCTCCATGGGATTCGTCAACATCACCGACCTCCGAGGCGGAAAGGTGGGCTTCGGCGCCGAGAATAACGGCGGGGCCCTCTCCGCATTCTTCGTGAAATCGTTGGAGGAAATCCCTTACAACATATCGATAATACAGATCAGCAAGCCACTCCCCTCGGCCGCAGCGGAAGCCCCTACACCCGCACCCAGCCAGCAAAATCTCACCTCCATAATGTCCCGCCATGGCTGCAAGGTCTTCGCCGACACCCTCTCTGCCTCCCCCGACGCTATGTCCACCTTTTCGGACAATGTGGATGGCGGACTCACCGTCTTCTGCTCCATGGATGACGCCTTTAAGGTAATCAccattaattagttagttagttacatCCTAACTGTCAATTTGGACAAATTAGTTAGTTACTTTGTTGTAACCGTTTTGTTGGCTTCTGAAGGCATTCCTACCCAAGTATAAGAACCTAACTGCAGCTGGGAAGGCGTCGTTGCTGGAGTACCATGCTACGCCTGTTTATGAGAGCATGGCTATGTTGAAGTCAAACAATGGTTTGATGAACACGCTTGCTACCGATGGAGCCAGCAAGTTCGACTTCACCGTGCAGAATGACGGTGATCAAGTCACGCTCAAGACCAAGATTGTTACTGCCAAGATCACTGGCACGCTCATTGACGAAGACCCGCTCGCGATCTACACCATTGATAAGGTTCTGCTTCCCAGGGAGCTTTTCAAGGCCCAGGCTCCGTCTCCTTCGCCCGCGCCCGCACCGGAGCCAGCCGTCGCGGACGCTCCTGCATCGCCGAAGAAAgggggaaagaagaagaagcagaaggcGGCCGACGCGCCGGCAGATGAGGAAACAGCGCCTGCGGATTCGCCCAGTGACGCCGCCGATGAGAGTGCTGACGACGGTAATGGCGCTGTTAGGTTTAACGGCGCAAGGTACGTTAACGTCATATTCGTGGTTGTGACTTTGTGCTTTGGGTTTTCGTTGCTGTAAACTGTGACCTCTGtaacaaaaagagaaagaaaagctaATTACTTAAATTATAAGGCTCTGTTGCTGTTACTGTTGCCGTTGTTTTAGCTAGGAGTTAAAGGGAATTTGAAATGGTGTTCCCTTTAGCATTTTTCTTTGACTGTTTGTATTTTTAGTTGATTAACTATTTTGTTGACGATGTAATTTATTTTTGGCGGTGAGTGATTGTAATGTAATTGTAAAGCTGCAAagctgaaaattgaaaattgagttTGCCTTACTATCCTTTTCCCCTTCAATTATTGCGTACTTTTGTTTCTATGAAGCACCATTAGGTTTGTTATATGATGATTATTATAGATTTGGTTAAAATCATGAGATTATCAATGTGTCTATGTCGGTCCTATCTCTACAATTAGTTCCGGAAATATTCATGTGAGGCTGATGAATGTGCTAAGCGGTTAAAGGACTATAGGAGAAGAGTAAACTCTTATTTTCGCGACACTTTTAGGGGGATCTATAACAAGTGAACTACCTTGATCAGCTGTGCAACTAAAAGCAAGAAACCTCACTAACTTTGAAATCTAGATTCTCCTGTACTTTTTCAACGTCTCTGTTGCTGTTTTCGGATTTTAATTGTCTTTTTTGGGATCTGTTAATAATTTCACTAACCTTCCAGAAATCTTTTGTTATCGGAGTATGCCAAACCACATGGGATCATCATTTGTGCCTCTTAACTTGCATAATatcccccaaaaaaaaaaaaaaagaaaattatgcACCATTGTGGACTTTACAGAGTATATCAGCTGCAACTTTGTGTAAAAAACTAGTTAACCACCTTAGTCAAAACAGGATCTAGTGCTTTCAAGCTATCAATGTGCAACAGTGCAAGTTCCCCTAAATATCAATTTACTCATCTACATCATAGTTCATTGATGGCAAATTTGCAAGTGCAAATTGACTAAAATAAAGATATCATTCAATAACCAAGTTGGGTTATGTTCCTGTCTCAGCTCTCGATCCGAGATTTAGGTCGGTGACAGCTACCAGAGTGCTTGTGGTATTCTTTAGCTGAGGGTTGTGCCACCAGTTCCAGTCTCGTCCGAGCAGTGTGGAACACCTGCaaaagggactccgatgcttaaatcAATCTCTGCAGAGGAATGATAATAGTATCTTAATAACTATCACAATAATAGAGTGAATTATGTGTGTGCTTGAGGCTATCTGTGTAGCACTATTTAAGATGAAGAGGTACGTTAGTCGGTCCGAAATTCTCGGCCCCGTATCCGAGCTTAAGCACGGATACTTATCCTGAAGCTAACTGGCCTGATCTTTGACCTAGTATCTCGCGTTCTGTTTGTTGGATGTGGTCTTTCCGATGTATAATGTCGGGCCGGTTTTGTGGGTACggatcacagcccccaagcttgactTGCTTTGGTCAGGAGCAAGTTAAGGTTAGTGTCAACTGTCGTTATACCTTGTTTGACCTATATCCGAGCCCCCAAGCTTAACTTGTTCCGACTTCCAGGCTAAGAATGTTTAGGAAATAAAACTCGAGAAATggaaaacaaggaaaataaaataaaaaacaaaaaggtaAAAGGAAATGAGCAAAATGAAGGGTTGCATTTATTGTCATTTGGGTATTCTGAAAAGATGTTTGGAAATAAATGTTAGTGGGTCCTAGATTCGAGGTAATGTTGCGTTGGTCATGTGAACAGTTTATCAATCCGACGGTTGGAAATTGACTGTGAATTTGATCGTGTGATAGTGTTTCTTGCGTTGGTAAATTTTGTGGTGTGTGGGAAAGTTCTTCATTTTACTTCTTCAGGGGAGGATGGCTTCGAGATATTAGTGTTCTTCGTTTTCACCTTTCTTCTTTATTGGTTTGTGATGATGAAGCCAGAAGACAAAGTTGTCAAGGTCAAGGATGACCTTTACGATTGGGTTCATGTGGGCGTTAAGTGTCGCGCGtccctttttcaaaatccaaagaTGCTAGCTTCACTTAACGTTTGTGACTGGGTTCGTAAAGGTTCTCACTGTGGTGTTAAGTTGATTGCATGTAATGGAGAAGAGAGGGTCTGCGAGAGGAAGGGAGATTGGGCGTATTTTTACGCTTATACCTGCCTGTTTTCTGAGTTGAATGTGAAACTTCCATTCATAAAATTTGAGTGTCTGGTTCTTACTCAGTTGAACTGCGTCTCTTCCCATCTTCATCCAAACTCTTGGGCTTTTCTTCGCATTTTTGAAATTCTGATGGCCTTTTTGGACCATACGCCCTAACCTAACTTGTTTTTCTCGCTTTTTCAATCAAAGGGAGTGCGTAAAGGCCTCTGGATAAACTTAAGCAGCTATCGGGAGCGTTCCTTATTCGCTTTGTTTAAGTCCTCTTTTAAAAGCTTTAAAAAGATGTTTGTGAAAATTTGTTCCTCTGAGACTAAATATCCTTTTTTCCTTGACGAGGAGTTGTGTGAGAGATTTCCCCTTTATTGGTGTCCTGAGCCTATGCCGGTTCTTGATGCCTTGGGGAGGTCCGAGGAAGAGGATTTTGTTCTGGAGTATCTTATTGAATGTTTTTCTTTTGGTAAGTTGTTGTCTACTGCTGAGCTTCTTCAGCGTGAAAATAACCCTGATGGGTTGGCCGAATATATTGGTGAGTTGCTTTTGGAGGGTTTTTGCTGTTTTGACTGTTGCTGTTTATATTTGCCGAGCTTTTGTTGCATGCTTTCGTTTTCAGGTGGGAGGGTTCCGAGCTTGTCCTTAGCGAAGATGCGTACTTTCTTAGAGAAAAAAACGGGAGGGAAAGGGAGCTTCAGTTAGCAATGTTTTGAAAGAAGTGGATGCCAAAGGAGCGCAGTCTAGTGCGGTTCCTCGGGGTGAGAAGAGGAAGAGTCCAGAGCCTGAGGATTCGCTCGAGGTTCTTTTCGGATTTGATTTCGCCAGCAGTGGCCGGGTTAGGGGTAACTTGAAGAACCAAATGTGTTTGCATGGTTTTGTTAC is from Arachis ipaensis cultivar K30076 chromosome B01, Araip1.1, whole genome shotgun sequence and encodes:
- the LOC107616321 gene encoding fasciclin-like arabinogalactan protein 1, with the protein product MQPLRLANLAALVVTLLLLAAATTHAHNITRILEKHPDFSTFNKYLTLTHLAPEINRRTTITVCAIDNGAMNELLSKHPSIYTLKNILSLHVLLDYFGAKKLHQITNGTALAATMFQATGTAPGSMGFVNITDLRGGKVGFGAENNGGALSAFFVKSLEEIPYNISIIQISKPLPSAAAEAPTPAPSQQNLTSIMSRHGCKVFADTLSASPDAMSTFSDNVDGGLTVFCSMDDAFKAFLPKYKNLTAAGKASLLEYHATPVYESMAMLKSNNGLMNTLATDGASKFDFTVQNDGDQVTLKTKIVTAKITGTLIDEDPLAIYTIDKVLLPRELFKAQAPSPSPAPAPEPAVADAPASPKKGGKKKKQKAADAPADEETAPADSPSDAADESADDGNGAVRFNGARYVNVIFVVVTLCFGFSLL